The following proteins come from a genomic window of Deinococcus depolymerans:
- a CDS encoding ComF family protein: MAAHPGDRTAPVPGRTAAGIALNAAQLLGDALRALLPRACPGCGGQLGRAAGLCPACRAHLHARVEAHSPLRAQPVPHLVTLGAYRGVNRRVVRTLKFGGARDLAAVLGEALAQGVPTHWDVRAVVPVPLHPARQRQRGFNQAELLGRAVAAGLGVPCVPGLQRTRHTAQQARRHAAQREDLHGAFRAHPDALPGGPVLLIDDVFTTGNTLLACQDTLKEAGVTELYAAVIAR; encoded by the coding sequence GTGGCAGCGCATCCAGGAGACCGAACCGCCCCTGTTCCTGGACGAACTGCAGCGGGGATCGCCCTGAACGCCGCGCAGCTGCTCGGGGACGCCCTGCGCGCCCTGCTGCCCCGCGCCTGCCCCGGCTGCGGCGGGCAGCTGGGCCGCGCCGCCGGCCTGTGCCCCGCCTGCCGCGCCCACCTGCACGCCCGCGTGGAGGCGCACAGCCCCCTGCGTGCCCAGCCGGTCCCGCACCTCGTGACGCTGGGCGCGTACCGGGGCGTGAACCGCCGCGTGGTCCGCACCCTGAAGTTCGGCGGGGCCCGCGACCTCGCCGCCGTGCTGGGCGAGGCGCTCGCGCAGGGCGTGCCCACCCACTGGGACGTGCGGGCGGTCGTGCCCGTGCCGCTGCACCCGGCCCGGCAGCGGCAACGGGGCTTCAACCAGGCGGAACTGCTGGGCCGCGCCGTGGCCGCGGGGCTGGGCGTGCCGTGCGTGCCGGGTCTGCAACGCACCCGCCACACCGCGCAGCAGGCCCGCCGTCACGCCGCGCAGCGCGAGGACCTGCACGGCGCGTTCCGCGCCCACCCGGACGCGCTGCCGGGCGGTCCGGTGCTGCTGATCGACGACGTGTTCACCACCGGCAACACCCTGCTCGCCTGCCAGGACACCCTGAAGGAGGCGGGCGTGACGGAGCTGTACGCCGCCGTCATCGCCCGCTGA
- a CDS encoding Ig domain-containing protein, whose protein sequence is MAPHRTAVRLALAGLLTALLAACGQEITGTSASGAREALYFADSPSGLPPLYTGEAYTATLTVAGGAGPYAARQSGGTLPPGLTLSGLTLSGTPKTSGTYAFTVTVTDATLSKNSKEYRVTVQDLPPLSLAPTLPAGEIRGDTRVPVTISAPRNVRAARFVWDLPAGVSLGGAQPGETGGVLFWRQEGQRLTVDVGFKAAPRSGARVALLSLKVTKPVTLSGSALGYEARDGQGKLLSERLMPDEQKKRDEAAAKAAAEKTAAEKATPEKAATEKATPEKAAAEKTFPENAVPGKAAPTPAPVTPTPGGKP, encoded by the coding sequence ATGGCACCTCACCGAACCGCTGTCCGGCTCGCGCTGGCCGGCCTGCTCACGGCCCTGCTGGCGGCCTGCGGACAGGAGATCACGGGAACCTCCGCCAGCGGCGCGCGGGAAGCGCTGTACTTCGCGGACAGTCCGTCCGGGCTGCCGCCGCTGTACACCGGGGAGGCGTACACGGCGACCCTGACGGTCGCGGGCGGTGCCGGTCCGTACGCGGCGCGGCAGTCGGGCGGCACCCTCCCGCCGGGCCTGACCCTCAGCGGCCTGACCCTGAGCGGCACGCCGAAGACCAGCGGCACCTACGCGTTCACGGTGACCGTCACGGACGCCACGCTGAGCAAGAACAGCAAGGAGTACCGCGTGACCGTGCAGGACCTGCCGCCGCTGTCCCTGGCGCCCACCCTGCCGGCCGGGGAGATCCGCGGGGACACGCGCGTGCCCGTGACCATCAGCGCGCCCCGGAACGTGCGCGCCGCGCGGTTCGTGTGGGACCTGCCGGCCGGCGTGAGCCTCGGCGGCGCGCAGCCGGGCGAGACGGGCGGCGTGCTGTTCTGGCGGCAGGAGGGTCAGCGCCTGACCGTGGACGTGGGCTTCAAGGCCGCGCCGCGCAGCGGGGCGCGCGTGGCGCTGCTGAGCCTGAAGGTCACGAAGCCAGTCACGCTGAGCGGGAGCGCGCTGGGGTACGAGGCGCGTGACGGGCAGGGCAAGCTGCTGTCCGAGCGGCTGATGCCCGACGAGCAGAAGAAACGCGACGAGGCCGCCGCGAAAGCCGCTGCCGAGAAGACCGCTGCCGAGAAAGCCACGCCGGAGAAGGCCGCGACAGAGAAAGCCACGCCGGAGAAGGCCGCGGCCGAGAAGACCTTCCCGGAGAACGCGGTCCCCGGGAAGGCCGCGCCCACACCGGCCCCGGTCACGCCCACCCCCGGAGGGAAACCGTGA
- a CDS encoding DUF1684 domain-containing protein produces MGLYEEAVLDFRNRKDQHFAAGKGPVDPQAFHGLRYFAPDEAWAFTVLLERLPQDAAEFPLETNTGETRFMARYGQVTVPLPGGERTLSVFAPLGEEQPARVFIPFRDATSGAAEGGTYGAGRYLDAPLDRQLGGDGALVRVDFNLAYHPYCAYGDGWTCPLPPRENWLPDAVTAGERLP; encoded by the coding sequence GTGGGGCTGTACGAGGAGGCGGTGCTGGACTTCCGGAACCGCAAGGACCAGCATTTCGCGGCCGGGAAGGGGCCGGTGGACCCGCAGGCGTTCCACGGCCTGCGGTACTTCGCGCCGGACGAGGCGTGGGCGTTCACGGTGCTGCTCGAGCGCCTGCCGCAGGACGCAGCGGAGTTCCCGCTGGAGACGAACACCGGCGAGACACGCTTCATGGCCCGCTACGGGCAGGTGACGGTGCCCCTGCCGGGCGGCGAGCGGACCCTGAGCGTGTTCGCGCCGCTGGGCGAGGAACAGCCGGCGCGGGTGTTCATTCCGTTCCGGGACGCCACGAGCGGCGCGGCCGAGGGCGGCACGTACGGCGCGGGCCGCTACCTGGACGCCCCGCTGGACCGGCAGCTGGGCGGCGACGGGGCGCTGGTGCGCGTGGACTTCAACCTGGCGTACCACCCGTACTGCGCGTACGGGGACGGCTGGACCTGCCCGCTGCCCCCGCGGGAGAACTGGCTGCCGGACGCGGTCACGGCGGGCGAACGCCTGCCCTGA
- a CDS encoding RNA-binding S4 domain-containing protein: MTDSSYSPYDPDTIDLQDFLKMRGLVETGGEAKFRVQGGEVRLNGQIETRRRRKLRRGDIVEYAGQRVTVDW, encoded by the coding sequence ATGACCGATTCCAGTTACTCTCCCTATGACCCGGACACCATCGACCTGCAGGACTTCCTGAAGATGCGCGGGCTGGTCGAGACGGGCGGTGAGGCCAAGTTCCGCGTGCAGGGCGGCGAGGTCCGCCTGAACGGGCAGATCGAGACCCGCCGCCGCCGCAAACTGCGCCGGGGTGACATTGTCGAGTACGCCGGGCAGCGCGTCACGGTGGACTGGTAA